A section of the Rossellomorea marisflavi genome encodes:
- a CDS encoding bifunctional transcriptional activator/DNA repair enzyme AdaA has product METAVNLSFEEMWEKIMACDRTYDGLFFTAVKTTNIYCRPSCRSRKPKKVNVEFYQERAEAEQAGYRACKRCKPEEEHSPHIGVVQETIAFLVNHHKQPLKLQDIADGVGLSSYHLERVFKEETSHTPRMYLEKIRIDKATNLLRESGLTNLEICYEVGFQSPSNFYKVFKRIKECSPSEYRREQLDEVE; this is encoded by the coding sequence ATGGAGACGGCGGTGAATCTGTCATTTGAAGAGATGTGGGAGAAGATCATGGCGTGCGACCGGACATATGACGGTTTGTTCTTTACGGCAGTAAAGACGACGAATATTTACTGCCGGCCCTCGTGCCGGTCGAGGAAGCCGAAGAAGGTGAACGTGGAGTTCTATCAGGAGCGTGCGGAGGCGGAGCAGGCGGGATACCGTGCCTGTAAGAGGTGCAAACCCGAAGAGGAGCATTCGCCACATATCGGGGTCGTCCAGGAGACAATCGCCTTCCTGGTCAACCATCACAAGCAGCCGTTGAAGCTGCAGGATATCGCTGACGGGGTGGGGCTGAGCAGCTATCACCTAGAGAGGGTGTTCAAGGAAGAAACGTCCCATACGCCGCGGATGTATCTAGAGAAAATCAGGATCGATAAGGCGACGAACTTGCTTCGTGAGTCCGGTCTGACGAATCTTGAAATCTGTTATGAAGTGGGATTCCAGAGTCCGTCCAATTTTTATAAAGTGTTTAAACGCATAAAAGAGTGTTCACCGAGTGAGTACCGAAGGGAGCAGTTGGATGAGGTGGAGTGA
- a CDS encoding DNA-3-methyladenine glycosylase family protein — MRWSDHGSSIEISLPKPFSFKECLRFLARSDQEVLHQVEEGAVLKLLKVDGELILCKVTSTGEALNVAFLNTSPSTRARVCVADFMVEWFDLEQDLSGFMEVAGRDPVLKPFAERYEGMRILCIPDLFEALVWAILGQQINLTFAYTLKKRFVERYGESVTFNGSRHWLFPSCERVATLSIDELRELQFTTRKAEYVLDLATAMAKGELSKEVLLQLDASAIRERLLAIRGVGAWTADYVRMKCFHDRTAFPVADVGLHLALKEALNLERKPTIGEIEEHAINWKGWEAYATFYLWRSLYGEGV, encoded by the coding sequence ATGAGGTGGAGTGATCATGGATCGTCAATTGAAATCAGTCTGCCAAAGCCCTTCAGCTTCAAGGAGTGCTTAAGGTTTTTGGCCAGGTCGGACCAGGAAGTGCTTCATCAGGTAGAAGAGGGCGCTGTCCTTAAGCTTCTAAAAGTTGATGGAGAGTTGATTCTCTGTAAGGTCACTTCCACCGGTGAAGCCCTGAATGTTGCGTTCCTCAACACGTCTCCGTCTACACGCGCTCGGGTGTGTGTGGCCGATTTTATGGTGGAGTGGTTTGATCTGGAACAGGATCTCTCCGGGTTCATGGAGGTGGCTGGACGCGATCCCGTCCTGAAGCCATTCGCTGAGCGGTACGAAGGCATGCGAATCCTCTGCATACCCGACTTGTTCGAAGCGCTTGTCTGGGCGATCCTCGGTCAGCAGATCAACCTGACGTTCGCTTATACGCTGAAAAAACGCTTTGTCGAGCGGTACGGGGAGAGTGTGACATTCAATGGGAGCAGGCATTGGCTGTTTCCTTCCTGCGAACGTGTGGCCACCCTCTCCATCGATGAACTGCGTGAGCTGCAGTTCACCACGCGTAAAGCAGAGTACGTCCTCGATCTCGCAACCGCCATGGCGAAAGGTGAACTGTCCAAAGAGGTGCTACTCCAATTGGATGCATCGGCTATACGGGAGAGGTTACTTGCCATTCGCGGTGTCGGAGCATGGACGGCAGACTATGTCAGGATGAAATGCTTCCATGACCGGACCGCGTTCCCGGTCGCCGACGTCGGTCTTCACCTTGCCCTGAAGGAGGCCCTCAACCTGGAACGAAAGCCGACAATCGGGGAAATCGAAGAACACGCCATCAACTGGAAAGGATGGGAAGCCTATGCTACGTTTTATCTCTGGCGATCATTGTACGGAGAAGGAGTATAA
- a CDS encoding methylated-DNA--[protein]-cysteine S-methyltransferase: protein MLRFISGDHCTEKEYKLDLDTPLGILEIIGTAEAVSSILFVDREERVHVREDDTPDVIIDCHDQLVEYFNGTRRTFSFPVHVKGTDFQKRVWKGLLDLAYGETGSYKDLAISIGNEKAIRAVGSANGKNKLSIVIPCHRIIGSNGTMTGYAGGVWRKEWLLGHERNHENS from the coding sequence ATGCTACGTTTTATCTCTGGCGATCATTGTACGGAGAAGGAGTATAAACTGGATCTGGACACGCCCCTTGGAATCCTCGAGATCATCGGGACTGCGGAGGCGGTGTCTTCGATCTTATTTGTGGATAGGGAGGAGAGGGTGCATGTGCGTGAGGACGATACGCCTGACGTGATCATCGACTGCCATGATCAGCTCGTCGAGTACTTCAACGGCACCCGCCGGACGTTCTCATTCCCAGTCCATGTGAAGGGGACCGATTTCCAGAAGCGCGTCTGGAAGGGACTGCTCGACCTGGCGTACGGCGAAACCGGTTCGTATAAGGACCTCGCCATCTCGATCGGCAATGAAAAAGCAATCCGTGCCGTCGGTAGTGCCAACGGGAAGAACAAGCTGAGCATCGTCATCCCGTGCCATCGGATCATCGGGTCAAACGGGACGATGACGGGGTATGCGGGAGGAGTGTGGAGGAAAGAGTGGCTGCTGGGACATGAGAGAAATCATGAAAACAGCTGA
- a CDS encoding DUF3923 family protein: MKRMWMFWWMTNLFWVILFGVVSAFIWLRGVDGAGIVQTPEAKLVAFLILAAAFLFPAIIQGVWLVVNVVMQRKKTVI; this comes from the coding sequence ATGAAGAGAATGTGGATGTTCTGGTGGATGACCAATCTGTTCTGGGTGATTCTGTTCGGTGTGGTTTCGGCGTTCATCTGGCTGAGGGGTGTGGACGGGGCGGGGATTGTGCAGACCCCGGAAGCGAAGCTGGTGGCGTTTCTGATCCTGGCGGCTGCTTTCCTTTTCCCGGCCATCATTCAAGGGGTGTGGCTAGTGGTGAATGTGGTGATGCAACGGAAAAAGACGGTGATATAA
- a CDS encoding amino acid permease produces MANKELHRGLEARHIQMIALGGTIGVGLFMGSASTIQWTGPSVLLAYAIAGIFIFFIMRAMGEMLYVEPSTGSFATFGHKYIHPLAGYMTAWSNWFQWVIVGMAEIVAVGAYMQYWFPDLPAWIPGIIAMVILGAANLISVKSFGEFEFWFALIKIITIVLMIFAGIGLIFFGLGNGGDAIGLSNLWANGGFFAGGWSGFFFALSLVVAAYQGVELIGITAGEARDPKNTLTKAIQSIIWRILIFYIGAIFVIVTVYPWNELNSIGSPFVATFAKVGITAAAGVINFVVITAAMSGCNSGIYSAGRMLYTLGVNGQAPKSFTKLSRNGVPLLGTIGVMIGLGIGVILSYIAPENLFVYVYSSSVLPGMVPWFVILISQIRFRKIKGAELDDHPFKMPFAPVTNYLTLAFLVAVLVGMWFNDDTRMSLIVGIVFLALVTISYFAFGIGKKVPLEEKELKQ; encoded by the coding sequence ATGGCTAACAAAGAATTGCATCGAGGCCTGGAAGCACGTCACATTCAGATGATTGCTCTAGGCGGTACGATTGGCGTCGGATTATTTATGGGATCGGCAAGCACGATCCAGTGGACGGGTCCGTCTGTCCTGCTGGCGTATGCGATTGCCGGGATTTTCATCTTCTTCATCATGCGTGCCATGGGGGAAATGCTGTATGTCGAGCCGAGCACCGGTTCATTCGCAACCTTCGGGCACAAATATATCCATCCACTTGCCGGGTACATGACGGCGTGGAGCAACTGGTTCCAGTGGGTCATCGTCGGGATGGCCGAAATTGTCGCAGTAGGGGCGTACATGCAGTACTGGTTCCCTGATCTGCCGGCATGGATACCGGGGATCATCGCCATGGTCATCCTGGGCGCAGCGAATCTGATTTCCGTGAAATCCTTCGGGGAGTTTGAATTTTGGTTTGCACTTATAAAAATTATCACCATCGTCCTGATGATTTTCGCGGGGATCGGGCTGATCTTCTTCGGACTCGGTAATGGGGGAGACGCCATCGGGCTCTCGAACCTGTGGGCGAACGGCGGCTTCTTTGCCGGCGGATGGTCTGGCTTCTTCTTCGCCCTCTCCCTTGTGGTGGCGGCCTACCAAGGGGTGGAATTGATCGGGATCACGGCCGGTGAGGCACGCGATCCGAAAAACACGCTCACGAAAGCGATCCAGAGCATCATCTGGCGGATCCTGATCTTCTATATCGGGGCGATCTTCGTCATCGTCACTGTGTATCCGTGGAATGAGTTGAACTCGATCGGAAGCCCGTTCGTCGCGACATTTGCCAAAGTCGGAATCACAGCAGCGGCCGGTGTCATCAACTTCGTCGTCATCACCGCGGCCATGTCCGGCTGCAACAGCGGGATCTACAGCGCAGGGCGCATGCTCTACACCCTCGGGGTGAATGGACAAGCACCGAAATCCTTCACGAAGCTGTCCCGTAATGGGGTACCGCTCCTCGGGACGATCGGCGTCATGATCGGACTCGGCATCGGCGTCATCCTGAGCTACATCGCACCGGAGAACCTGTTCGTGTACGTATACAGTTCAAGCGTCCTCCCGGGAATGGTCCCGTGGTTCGTCATCCTGATCAGTCAGATCCGGTTCCGGAAGATAAAGGGTGCCGAACTCGACGATCATCCATTCAAAATGCCGTTCGCACCGGTCACGAACTATCTGACCCTTGCCTTCCTGGTCGCAGTCCTCGTCGGCATGTGGTTCAATGACGATACGCGCATGTCGCTCATCGTGGGGATCGTGTTTCTCGCGCTGGTGACCATCAGTTACTTTGCGTTCGGGATCGGGAAGAAGGTTCCGTTGGAGGAAAAAGAATTGAAACAATAG
- a CDS encoding DUF4865 family protein produces the protein MIGMQYKVILPKDYDMGIIRNRVQENGGKTDGFNGLDFKAYLITEAGKNGQTYNSYAPFYMWNNHEGMNTFLFHGFYDNILDSFGWQQIQIGVPLTLYLDPNFSKSQYVVEYAGRIAENSSLADHSLLEAVNVEGSKECLGNVLVYNPDKWGYSHFRFYEEKPDVATSEHLTVYEILHISR, from the coding sequence ATGATTGGCATGCAATACAAAGTCATCCTGCCGAAGGATTATGATATGGGGATAATAAGAAACAGGGTCCAAGAGAACGGGGGGAAGACGGATGGTTTCAACGGACTCGACTTCAAAGCCTATTTAATCACAGAGGCAGGGAAGAACGGTCAAACCTATAATTCTTACGCACCATTCTATATGTGGAACAACCACGAAGGAATGAATACCTTCCTATTCCATGGTTTTTACGACAATATCCTGGACTCTTTCGGCTGGCAGCAGATTCAGATCGGTGTCCCGTTGACCCTTTACCTAGACCCGAACTTTTCCAAAAGTCAGTACGTTGTAGAGTACGCTGGACGTATTGCCGAGAACTCGTCATTAGCGGACCACTCCCTTCTTGAGGCCGTCAACGTGGAAGGATCCAAAGAATGCTTGGGAAATGTACTGGTTTATAATCCGGATAAATGGGGCTACAGTCATTTTCGTTTTTATGAAGAGAAACCGGATGTTGCGACGTCAGAGCACCTGACCGTGTATGAGATTTTACATATTTCGAGATAA
- a CDS encoding LysR family transcriptional regulator — translation MEINDLIIFKTVVTEGSISKAANILGYVQPHLTERIKRLEQELDTPLLHRSNKGVTTLPSGDVLVDYANRILNLVDEAKHEIKRTHALPYRIATSPSILSNYVSKRISGTFMKYELTIENSSQLHSLLRNQKVDMVITYGTYADSDFQQVGSHTISMGLQKAKGKTVMDFSKEYFFVSQDRQCPFRKRTIDFMEENHIHKEQLQPLDSFSLIQEFISEEKGIAFLPIKDDQLERVEDVEVESLSVHFYTMRELGREIPADLMS, via the coding sequence ATGGAAATCAATGACCTTATCATATTCAAAACAGTCGTGACAGAAGGGTCGATCAGTAAGGCCGCAAACATCTTGGGGTATGTGCAACCTCATCTTACAGAACGGATCAAGCGATTGGAACAAGAACTGGACACACCGTTACTCCATCGATCGAATAAGGGCGTCACCACCCTTCCATCAGGAGATGTACTCGTCGACTATGCCAACAGGATCTTAAACCTGGTGGACGAAGCGAAACATGAAATCAAGAGGACCCACGCCCTTCCTTACCGGATCGCCACATCGCCATCGATTCTGTCCAACTATGTCAGCAAACGGATAAGCGGGACGTTCATGAAGTACGAATTGACGATCGAGAACAGCAGCCAGCTGCATTCTTTATTAAGGAATCAAAAGGTGGACATGGTCATCACATATGGAACGTATGCCGATTCAGATTTCCAACAAGTGGGGAGCCATACGATTTCAATGGGATTACAGAAAGCGAAGGGTAAGACGGTCATGGATTTTTCGAAAGAATATTTCTTTGTCAGTCAGGACCGACAGTGTCCCTTCAGGAAGCGTACGATCGACTTTATGGAAGAGAATCATATCCACAAGGAGCAACTTCAACCGTTGGATTCTTTCTCACTGATTCAGGAATTCATCTCAGAGGAAAAAGGCATCGCGTTTCTGCCCATAAAGGATGATCAACTAGAAAGAGTGGAAGATGTAGAGGTAGAAAGCTTGTCTGTTCACTTTTACACGATGCGTGAATTGGGGAGGGAGATCCCTGCTGACCTGATGTCTTAA
- a CDS encoding alpha/beta fold hydrolase gives MPYCKVRKADIYYEEIGEGTPIIMIHGYSPDHRLMKGCMEPVFEGKNGWRRIYLDLPGMGKTRNYDEIACSDDMLEAVQDFIQTVIPDQKYVIAGESYGGYLTNGLIHKDEHNILGAAFICPVIKPHHQDRNVPEHEVLKINENFISTLSQNELEDFRSNNVVLNKSTWERYNSEIIGGIKMADHAFLDMVQENYGFSFEIGQSVFAKPSLFLLGKQDATVGYRDALALEDKYPRGTFAVVDQAGHNLQIEHPGIFNTLVEEWLERIGETT, from the coding sequence ATGCCTTATTGTAAAGTCCGCAAAGCAGACATCTATTATGAAGAAATAGGAGAAGGTACCCCCATCATCATGATCCACGGCTATTCACCCGATCATCGGTTGATGAAAGGGTGCATGGAGCCGGTATTTGAGGGAAAGAACGGCTGGAGGCGGATCTATCTTGACCTTCCAGGAATGGGCAAGACGAGGAACTATGATGAGATTGCTTGTTCCGATGATATGTTGGAAGCGGTCCAGGACTTCATTCAGACCGTGATTCCTGATCAGAAGTATGTCATTGCTGGCGAATCGTACGGTGGTTATTTGACCAACGGCCTGATCCATAAGGATGAACATAACATCCTTGGTGCAGCATTCATCTGTCCAGTGATCAAGCCCCATCATCAGGATCGGAACGTGCCGGAGCACGAGGTTTTGAAAATCAATGAGAATTTCATCAGCACACTGAGCCAGAATGAACTTGAAGACTTCAGGAGCAACAATGTGGTGCTGAATAAGTCGACGTGGGAGAGATACAACAGCGAGATCATAGGTGGAATTAAGATGGCGGATCATGCCTTTTTGGATATGGTCCAGGAGAATTATGGTTTTTCATTTGAGATTGGTCAGTCGGTCTTTGCCAAGCCAAGCTTGTTCCTCCTCGGGAAACAAGACGCGACGGTGGGGTATCGGGATGCACTTGCATTAGAAGACAAGTATCCACGTGGTACATTTGCCGTAGTGGACCAGGCAGGGCATAACTTGCAGATTGAGCATCCGGGGATTTTTAATACTTTAGTGGAAGAATGGTTGGAGCGGATTGGAGAAACCACTTGA